GTAAAAATATTTCCGAGATATGTTTTACCGACCATGTTGACTATAACATAAAATTAGACCATGATACCTTTAATCAAATGAATGATGAGGAAAAGGTCAAAAACAAAAAAGTATTAAATGTGGACTATCCCAATTATTTTAGAGAGATAGAAACTCTGAAAAATAAATACAAAGATCAGATCATAATAAAAAAAGGACTGGAATTCGGGATACAGACGCACACAATCAGCAGATTCCAGAGTTTATTTGACAGTTATGATTTAGATTTTGTTATTCTTTCATGTCATCAGGTGGATAATAAGGAATTTTGGACTTATGACTATCAGGAAGGGAAAACAGAAGACGAATATAATTTAGGATATTATGAGGAGATTTACAAATGCATACATCAGTATAATGATTACAGCGTACTGGGACATCTTGACCTGATTCAGAGATATAATAAGAGAATCTATCCTTTTGAAAAATCCAAAGATATTATTACAAAAATTTTAGAAAAGATTATTAAAGAAAATAAGGGAATCGAAATAAATACTTCCAGCTTTGCATATAAACTGGAAGACCTGACACCATCAAGAGAAATTTTAGCACTGTATCATCAGCTGGGCGGAAAAATCATTACTATTGGTTCCGACGCTCATAACGCTGAAAGCGTGGGCAGCCATATTGCTTTTATTCAACAGGAATTAAAGAATATCGGTTTTCGTTACTTTTGTACATTTGACAAAATGAAGCCTGTTTTTCATGAATTATGATTTTAATTAATAATAAAAACTGGTCTGTCAGGTGATTTAAGCTGAATAGACCAGTTTTTCCATTGATATTAGAAATATTTATTATTCTGAGATTCTATTTATATTATGATACTAATTATTAAAATCTCTCCCTCTCCCTGTTTACCCTTATAAACTCCCTGAATTTATCTGCCGAACTGTTTATCACCAACTCCTCAGGAAACCCGACACTGTCCAGAACCTTTTCCACATTCTCAAAATTGGCAATATCAGTCATATAATGTGCATCACTGCTTACCAACACAGGTATATTAAGCTTTCTGCATAACTCTAATATTTTCACCGAATTTTCAAATGTATTCTTCCGGCTGCTACTTCTCAGCGAATTATTATTTATCTCCAATAATACATGATACTCTTTTGCTGCCTGAACCACTTCATCATAATCAAGAGGACAGTTTCCGTCATCCGGGTGGCTGATTATATCAATTACAGGATTTTTTATTGTATTTATTATTGCCTGAGTGTTTTCAGCCATAGTTCCGTATTCATAACACATACTGTGAATTCCGGCAATACGCACATCCAAATGTCTGAAATACCGTTCATTCAGTCCCAAAGTTCCCTTATAATCGAGAATATTTATCTCTGCACCAAGCATAAGCTCTATTCCAAACATATTTCTAGGAACTACTCCCATATTGCCAAAGTAGAATTCATCACATGTCCCCGGAATTCCTGTGGTATGCTCTGTTATCCCAAGTATTTTCAGCCCTTTTTCCGAAGCTGCCCTTGCCATTTCTGTTATTGTTCCGTAAGCATGCCCGCTTGCTATGGTATGAGTATGCACATCCAGTTCATATCTTCTCATTGTTTTCTCCTTTTCAGCCTTTCATCGTAAGCTAACTGTGATATTTGTTATGTCAATGCTTCTTTTTATTTTCATTTTACTACAATATAAAATGAATTACAATGCGAAAATCCGGTTCAAAAAATCTGAGTTTCCCTGCCTTACTTATATACTTTTGGTTGTTCCTCATATAATATTTAATTCCGTATCTTATTCTCTTCATATGCACAATCAAACCCAAACCAGAATACCATCCCCTCTGCACCTCAAGAAAAAAACATAAATATATTATAACAAAACTCCTGAAAAATCATGATTTTTCAGGAGTACCCGTACTTTATCAATTTGTTTATTTAAAATGCCTCTTTAAATATTGCTATAGTATCCTCAAGAGTAACATCTCTTGGATTTGTCCCTGCACATGCATCTTTTAGTGCATTTTCAGCCATTACTTTGAAATCTTCCTCTTTTACCCCTAGTTCTCTAAGCCCCTTTGGTATCCCCACTTTTTCAGATAACTTCATTATAGCTTCTATAGCCTTTGCATTAGCTTCTTCCACAGACAGACCCTCTACATTTTCCCCTAGGATTTCTGCTACTTTTCTTAATTTGTCACCTGTATTCGCAGAATTAAATTTTTCTACATGAGGAAGAAGTATAGCATTACATACCCCGTGCGGGAGATTATAAAATCCTCCGAGCTGATGTGCCATTGAATGTACATATCCAAGCCCCGCATTATTAAATGACATTCCGGCTATATAAGAAGCGTACGCCATTTTTGATCTTGCCTCTATATTATTGCCGTCTTTTACCGCATCCTCAAGAGATTCCCCGATTAATTTCACAGCTTCCAGTGCAAGCACATCTGTAAGTTCGTATGCACCTGTAGAAACATACGCTTCTATAGCATGTGTCAGTGCATCCATTCCTGTAGCCGCAGTAAGATCAGCAGGTTTTCCTGTCATAAGCTCAGGATCACTTACAGCTATACTTGCAAGACAGTTTTTATCAATCATAACCATCTTTATATGTGTCTCTTCATTTGTTATAACATAATTTATAGTAACTTCGCTTGCAGTTCCTGCAGTGGTATTAATTGCAATAATAGGTACAGATTTGTGTTTTGATTTGCCTATTCCTTCATAATCTTTTATTTCGCCGCCGTTCGTAGACAATATTCCTATGGCTTTCCCGGCATCCTGCGGAGAACCTCCCCCTATAGATATGATAAAATCACAGTTTTCAGTCTTATAAACATTCAGACCGTCATGGATATTCTTCATTGTAGGATTGGGCTGTATGTCATCCACCACAGCATAACTTACCCCGTTTTCATCCAGTACATCAGTTACTTTTTTCACTACTCCGATTTTATTAAGAACACTATCTGTTACTACCAGAGCTTTTTTCAATCCTAAATCTTTAATATCCGTTCCTATTTCTTTTACACATCCGGGCCCTATTAAAGTTACTGCAGGCCAGTAAATTCTTCTACTTACTTTCATAAATACCTCCATATTTGTTTTTAGAATATATTTTGGAACACTTTATAAATGAAATATTTTGCTGCTTTAGTGATAAATAAAAGATTTTTACTTTAATGATTTTAGAATACAAAGGTTTTACAGATTAAACGAAATGAAAAACATGAATACTTTTTCCTAAATTATATCACAATAAAACCGTTTGTCAATTTTTTAACAATAAAAAACTTTAACACCATACTTCAATTAAATCAGCTAAAACATAACTGTCTCTGTTAAAAATTCAGATTTTGGAAATATCTCTGTTTAAAAAATCTGATATATTTCTGTATATCTCATGGCACTCTTCTAAGCCCGGAAGCGCATGCATAAAAGCATGATTAAGACCGGAATATCTTTTGAATTCCACTCTGACAGAAGCTCTCTCCAGACATTTTGCATAATATTCGGCCTCATCACTTAAAGGGTCGTATTCCGAACAGATTATAAATGCCTCGGAAAGCCCGGACAGATTATTATCTTTACTTAAAGAAACATAAATATTATCCCTGTCATCTTTATTTTTCAAATAAAAATCCCAGTATCTGTGCATACTGTTGCTTGAAAGACCGTAACCCCAACTGTATTTTTCATATGACCCGTATTTTGTGCCAGCATCCTTACTGTAAAAATCAATAACAGGATATATCAAAATCTGCTTTGTTATTTTTACTTTATCGTTATTTTTAAATCTTTTTGCTGCCGCACCGGCAAGATTCCCGCCTGCACTATCCCCGCAGACAGCTGTTTCACCTGAATTTATCCGCAGTCTTTCTGCATTTTCCGCCGCCCATTCCACTACCCTGCAGCAATCCTCCAAAGGAACAGGAAACTTATATTCGGGAGCAAGTCTGTATTCAGGCGCTATTACTTTCCATCCTGTATATTTTGCCAGATTTCTGCACATTTCATCATGTGTTTCCACACTGCACCGCACAAAACCTCCCCCGTGAAAAAATATTATTACGGGTTTTATCTTATTATCATCTTTATACTCATAAATTCTAACAGGAATTTCATAAGTATTATTTTTCACATATTCATTACTTATTTTATCAATTTTTGTTCTTTGTTCCAGAGGCATACCCCAGTCTGCCGCTCTCATCTCCTCTACTGTGGGAGAAAAGTTTTTTGGGATGGGATTTTTTTCCAAATCTCTGGCTACTTTAGGATGCAGTGGCATTTTTCCTCCTTTGAAAAATTTTATAAACAGGCTGCCTTGTTCAAGGGTAAAAAACAGCCTGCCTTTTATGAAAAAAATCTTATTACTTAAAATAATTCAGATATTCTACAAGACATAGTACAGACAAAGACTGGCCGTAAGGCATTGGAGTTATGGGAATATCCTTATAAAACTGAAGATCATTTCCCATAGCTGTTCCAAATGAAACATTCTGCACTTCACCATCTTCATTTATATTATTTATCACAGCGTTAACAGCTTTCAGCGCTGTCTCTTCGTATTTTTTATCTATATAACGCTTTCTTATGGCTTTCAAAATACCAAATGCAAAACCCGCAGTAGCCGAAGTTTCCATATAAGAAGACGGATCCATGAGAAGTGTGTGCCATAATCCGTTTTCATTCTGCACTTTTGCAAGTGTTTCTATTTGCCGCTTTAATGTATCTACCAGATATTCCCTGAAAAAATCCCCTTCTTTCAGATCCAGAGTCTCGATTATTTCAGGAATAACAATAGTTATCCAGCAATTCCCTCTTCCCCATAATGCATCCGCAAAATTATGATTCCCGTCAAATGTCCATCCATGGAACCAAAGACCTGTTTTTTTATCAAAAAGATATTTTATATGTACTAAAAACTGCTTCTTAGCTTGCTCTATATACTCAGGTCTGTTTAGAAGCTTTCCTATTTTTGCCAGAGGAAGGACACTCATCATTAATGTATCATCCCAAAGCTGATCTTTATTCTCGCTTAAAAACACCTTATGCTGTATTCCGTCATCTTCAGTACGGGGAATTCCGTACATTACCCATTCTGCCCATATTTCCAGATAAGGAAGATACTTAGGATTTTTCGTTATTTCATATAAATACGCCAGTGTAAGCATAGGC
This genomic stretch from Sebaldella sp. S0638 harbors:
- a CDS encoding histidinol-phosphatase HisJ family protein, whose protein sequence is MLADYHIHSEYSDDSVEPMETIIKSAIGKNISEICFTDHVDYNIKLDHDTFNQMNDEEKVKNKKVLNVDYPNYFREIETLKNKYKDQIIIKKGLEFGIQTHTISRFQSLFDSYDLDFVILSCHQVDNKEFWTYDYQEGKTEDEYNLGYYEEIYKCIHQYNDYSVLGHLDLIQRYNKRIYPFEKSKDIITKILEKIIKENKGIEINTSSFAYKLEDLTPSREILALYHQLGGKIITIGSDAHNAESVGSHIAFIQQELKNIGFRYFCTFDKMKPVFHEL
- a CDS encoding phosphatase; this translates as MRRYELDVHTHTIASGHAYGTITEMARAASEKGLKILGITEHTTGIPGTCDEFYFGNMGVVPRNMFGIELMLGAEINILDYKGTLGLNERYFRHLDVRIAGIHSMCYEYGTMAENTQAIINTIKNPVIDIISHPDDGNCPLDYDEVVQAAKEYHVLLEINNNSLRSSSRKNTFENSVKILELCRKLNIPVLVSSDAHYMTDIANFENVEKVLDSVGFPEELVINSSADKFREFIRVNRERERF
- a CDS encoding iron-containing alcohol dehydrogenase; this encodes MKVSRRIYWPAVTLIGPGCVKEIGTDIKDLGLKKALVVTDSVLNKIGVVKKVTDVLDENGVSYAVVDDIQPNPTMKNIHDGLNVYKTENCDFIISIGGGSPQDAGKAIGILSTNGGEIKDYEGIGKSKHKSVPIIAINTTAGTASEVTINYVITNEETHIKMVMIDKNCLASIAVSDPELMTGKPADLTAATGMDALTHAIEAYVSTGAYELTDVLALEAVKLIGESLEDAVKDGNNIEARSKMAYASYIAGMSFNNAGLGYVHSMAHQLGGFYNLPHGVCNAILLPHVEKFNSANTGDKLRKVAEILGENVEGLSVEEANAKAIEAIMKLSEKVGIPKGLRELGVKEEDFKVMAENALKDACAGTNPRDVTLEDTIAIFKEAF
- a CDS encoding alpha/beta hydrolase; this translates as MPLHPKVARDLEKNPIPKNFSPTVEEMRAADWGMPLEQRTKIDKISNEYVKNNTYEIPVRIYEYKDDNKIKPVIIFFHGGGFVRCSVETHDEMCRNLAKYTGWKVIAPEYRLAPEYKFPVPLEDCCRVVEWAAENAERLRINSGETAVCGDSAGGNLAGAAAKRFKNNDKVKITKQILIYPVIDFYSKDAGTKYGSYEKYSWGYGLSSNSMHRYWDFYLKNKDDRDNIYVSLSKDNNLSGLSEAFIICSEYDPLSDEAEYYAKCLERASVRVEFKRYSGLNHAFMHALPGLEECHEIYRNISDFLNRDISKI
- a CDS encoding glycoside hydrolase family 105 protein — its product is MLLKQKDIENYIDLLLENLKNLKDEKLEFVWHLEDGSIYDTKSFNGWEWTQGVALYGIYKYYEQTGDRKLLDLLTEWYDRRFEEGLPEKNVNTVAPMLTLAYLYEITKNPKYLPYLEIWAEWVMYGIPRTEDDGIQHKVFLSENKDQLWDDTLMMSVLPLAKIGKLLNRPEYIEQAKKQFLVHIKYLFDKKTGLWFHGWTFDGNHNFADALWGRGNCWITIVIPEIIETLDLKEGDFFREYLVDTLKRQIETLAKVQNENGLWHTLLMDPSSYMETSATAGFAFGILKAIRKRYIDKKYEETALKAVNAVINNINEDGEVQNVSFGTAMGNDLQFYKDIPITPMPYGQSLSVLCLVEYLNYFK